Genomic window (Candidatus Nitrosocosmicus franklandus):
TGGGAGTAATTGGAATACCTTCGCGAAAAATATTACTTAAACATGCGTTAAAGAATGCCAGTCCCCAACTAACAACTATGCTAGGAATAGGGATTATTTCTACACTAGGAGGATCAATACTGATTGAAGAAATCTTTGATTGGCCCGGTATGGGTAATTTATTTTACAACGCAATAATCCAAAATGACTCACCATTAATAATAGGTTTGGTGTATTTTTTTACTTTGTTATATTTGACTACTAGACTAGTACTAGATCTCGCACTGTCCGTACTTGATCCTAGGATAAGGACTGGAGATTATTAATTGAATGATGTTTTGAAATTGGTGTACGAATTCATCACAATTCTGTCAAATTATAGAGGAGGAGTCCTTGGATTATTACTTCTTTGTTTTCTAGTTGCCGTTGCCTTATATACAATAATATATATTTCCCCTACTGAACGGGTACAGTGGAATAATCCATCCTATTGGATCAATTATCCTAAGAACGCTGCCCCATACTGGACTAATTATTTATTGGGGTTCTTTGATCAGCAATTACCAGAACATAGAATTTTTACATTAAGTGAGGCAGCTGTAAGTAATTATTCTGAGGGTGAAGATTATAATGTTCAGAACATATCTTTTTTCTATAATTATGATTTCAGTGATTTTCCACCTGCTTTTAGTATACCTTATTCAATTCAAATAGGCGAGATCCCTCCTGCGGTAGAAGTTTCCATCAGTAGACCTGATGGCCTATCCTTGGTTATATTTTATGACTCGTTGGACTCGCTGTCCAATGGAAATGAAGTATTGAATTCCCTCAATGATACAAGTGATGTCCAGATTGACACAGAACCATTTTTTGATAGTCATGATAGTGCAAATAAAGACGGTACTTCTGGTATAGTTTCTCAAAGGTTATTCTCATCCTCTAGACAGATTACTCAACCTCTTTCTGATTACTCTCACTTGTTTAATTTTTCGACATCAGGATTGCCTGCAGAAAAAATAATCTTTTCGGACACCGAAAATAACATGCCCTTAAAGGGGAAATACGAGTTCATTTTTACTACTTATTCATTCGACAATTTGACCAAGGTAAAGGATATTGAATGGATAGTAGAAGGAAAGGTTTATGGATTAATGGGAACTGACGATTTTAGAAGAGATGTTTCTTTTGGGATCATGATAGGTACTCCCGTTGCTCTCTTAATTGGGGTAACTGTGGCCATAACCTCAACTGTAATAGGTCTTTTCTATGGCTTAATCAGCGGGTATAAGGGAGGCAGGATAGGAGGTTTTATGGTGGTAATTATCGATATCTTCCTCTCAGTTCCTACCATGGTTCTTTTCATAATACTCTCTTTAAATTATGGGAAAAGTATTATCTTTTTGATTGTACTTTTTATTCTGTTTGGTTGGCCTGGTATAGCCTTGATAAATAGAACCTTTAGCATCCAGATAAAAAACTATCCGTACGTCGAAGCATCAAAATTGATGGGTGAATCTGACGTTAAAATCGTATTAAGACATATTGTCCCGCAACTTGTGCCTTTTACACTTGCTAATTTTGCTTTATCCGTACCTGCAGCGATACTTGGTGAGGCAGCACTGAGTTTCTTAGGTTTTGGTGATCCATCATTTCCAACGTGGGGGCAAATGCTTCAGGATGCTCATTTCTCCTCTGCTGAGATTCTTGGGTATTGGTGGTGGATAATGCCTCCTGGTTTGATGATATCAATTACTAGCATGGCATTTATATTGATAGGAAGATCTTTGGAGTCTAAAGCAAAATTAAACAAAAAGCGGTAGTTCAACTTATTCTGTCTTGACAAGTGGCACTTCCCTACCTTGGCTATCGAATGCACGGAGATCACGTTCTTCATAAGGATGACTTATGATTATTGAAATCAGACCGTAAAAGTGATTCAGGTCTTCAAGGGAAGGTTGACTAGACCCACTAGGATGCGAATGAGCAGTCCCAATGTATTTTAAATCAAAGGGGAGTTCATTTATTGGAAATCCTGAATAAAAAGGACCGTGAACTGAAAAGGGGGGAATTACCAAATTATTAATATGGATTTCAGTTTTTCTTCTTTCACCTTCTAAAATTAATATCCCTTCATATGGGTGGTGCATTTTAGAGTAAGAAATTATTCCATCGACTACATTTTTTGTAATTGTTACAATCTTTTTTTTTGGCCTAGAGTCTGATGCATTGGAGTTTTTATTTCTTTTCAAAAAACTGAAATCCATATAACTTCTATATCGTATTATGATAAAAAATATAATATATTTTTGTATCTAGGAAATTACATTGTGGAAAAAAGCTTGATAAGGTTTTTATTGTTCAATTTTAACTGGTTTTCCTCCTATTGATAAAATGACAATCTTTTAATATTTTTCTATAGCATTGAGTCATAGTTTGGTTTACACGATTTTGATTATGTTTGTTTTATCTGCTTCTCTATTTTTATCTGCTAGTTTGATTACTGTAAATGCTCAGATTCTCCCACAAAATAATGATTCTACGACAGCTCAATCCTCATTGGCTTCTATTGATAATCCGTATGGGCTTAGAATAACTGACCCTGCTAAAGATGAAATAGTTTTCATTGATGGTACAAATTACTTTGACTCCGATGGTAAGAAACTAACTCTCAGTGGTTTTTCAGTTGCTGACAATGGTAATTTAACAGGGTGTGATGTTTCTGTTATAACCAACAATGCTTTTCCTTATCAATCTGCTAATGCGACCGGGCCCCAAGGCGATAAAGATTTTTCAAAGTGGAGTTACACATTTAGCTCAAATTATGCAAATTTGCATGAAGGATCAAACAAAATCACATCGAAGTTGACCTGTGAATCCGGTCAAGCTAGGGC
Coding sequences:
- a CDS encoding Mov34/MPN/PAD-1 family protein, with amino-acid sequence MDFSFLKRNKNSNASDSRPKKKIVTITKNVVDGIISYSKMHHPYEGILILEGERRKTEIHINNLVIPPFSVHGPFYSGFPINELPFDLKYIGTAHSHPSGSSQPSLEDLNHFYGLISIIISHPYEERDLRAFDSQGREVPLVKTE
- a CDS encoding ABC transporter permease; translated protein: MNDVLKLVYEFITILSNYRGGVLGLLLLCFLVAVALYTIIYISPTERVQWNNPSYWINYPKNAAPYWTNYLLGFFDQQLPEHRIFTLSEAAVSNYSEGEDYNVQNISFFYNYDFSDFPPAFSIPYSIQIGEIPPAVEVSISRPDGLSLVIFYDSLDSLSNGNEVLNSLNDTSDVQIDTEPFFDSHDSANKDGTSGIVSQRLFSSSRQITQPLSDYSHLFNFSTSGLPAEKIIFSDTENNMPLKGKYEFIFTTYSFDNLTKVKDIEWIVEGKVYGLMGTDDFRRDVSFGIMIGTPVALLIGVTVAITSTVIGLFYGLISGYKGGRIGGFMVVIIDIFLSVPTMVLFIILSLNYGKSIIFLIVLFILFGWPGIALINRTFSIQIKNYPYVEASKLMGESDVKIVLRHIVPQLVPFTLANFALSVPAAILGEAALSFLGFGDPSFPTWGQMLQDAHFSSAEILGYWWWIMPPGLMISITSMAFILIGRSLESKAKLNKKR